A window of Bacteroidota bacterium genomic DNA:
TGGTATCCAACATTGAATACACTATTGAGTCTATCAAACAGGCGGTAAAAGAGGCTGAAATTCAGGCAGGCGTTGATATTAAAGTTGTGAATGTGGGCATTGCAGGCCAGCATATAAAGAGTATTCAGCATCGCGGAAGCATTATCCGCAACTCTCTCGAAACCGAAATTTGTCAGGATGATATTGACCGCCTGGTGGACGATATGTACAAGCTCGTCATGCAGCCGGGCGAAGAAATCATCCATGTAATTCCACAGGAATACATCGTTGATAAAGAAACCGGGATAAAATATCCGATTGGAATGTCCGGCATTTGCCTCGAGGCAAATTTCCATATCATCACCGGTCAGGTTTCTGCCGTGAAAAATATCAATAAATGTGTGACCAAAGCCGGGCTCGCAATTGCCGAACAGATTCTTGAACCTCTGGCTTCTGCCGATGCATGCCTTACCGATGAAGAAAAAGAAGCGGGCGTGGTACTGGTTGATATTGGCGGTGGAACAACCGATATCGCTATTTTTCAGGATGATATTATCAGACATACTGCCGTGATTCCGCTGGGCGGCGATATTATTACCGAAGACATCAAAGAAGGCTGCACGATAATAAAAGATCAGGCAGAAAAACTTAAAATTAAATTTGGTTCTGCCCTTGCCAGCGAAAATAAAAACGAAGAAATTGTAAGCATACCCGGGCTCAAAGGCAGGCCACCAAAGGAAATTACGCTGCGAAATTTAGCAAGCATCATTCAGGCACGTGTTGAAGAAATTATCGAACACGTGTACTACGAGATAAAAAATTCAGGCTACGAGAAAAAACTTATTGCCGGAATCGTACTCACAGGCGGTGGTGCACAATTAAAAAATATCGGCCAATTGTGCGAATACGTCACAGGAATGGACACCCGTATCGGATACCCGAACGAACATCTTTCTGAAAAAGTTCCGGAAGAAATGGCACTTCCTATGTATTCAACCGGTATTGGTCTGGTGATAAAAGGACTTCAGTTTGCCAATAAAATCAAACAAAAGGAAAAACCTATCACCACACATTCTCAGAAGGTGAAAGGTACCTTTTTCGACACCATTTTTAAAAGAAGTAAATCATTTTTTGATGACGAAGGAATAAACTAATCAATCAGCACAAAGGTGCCGATGAATAGGGTCAGCAAAAAAAGTTTTCAGCATATCAATTTGTGCTAAAGTTTTGTAAGTAAGCGGGAATACCTGTATTAACATTAAAAAGTTAATAAATAGTAAGGGGAAAACCGCCAATGAGCATACTTTAATATGTATTTTTAGACGTTTATTTTAAGGAACTACTATGATAAAATTCGACCAGCCA
This region includes:
- the ftsA gene encoding cell division protein FtsA, with the protein product MEASEIIVGLDIGTTKIAVIVGRQNQYGKIEILGYGTAKSIGVKRGVVSNIEYTIESIKQAVKEAEIQAGVDIKVVNVGIAGQHIKSIQHRGSIIRNSLETEICQDDIDRLVDDMYKLVMQPGEEIIHVIPQEYIVDKETGIKYPIGMSGICLEANFHIITGQVSAVKNINKCVTKAGLAIAEQILEPLASADACLTDEEKEAGVVLVDIGGGTTDIAIFQDDIIRHTAVIPLGGDIITEDIKEGCTIIKDQAEKLKIKFGSALASENKNEEIVSIPGLKGRPPKEITLRNLASIIQARVEEIIEHVYYEIKNSGYEKKLIAGIVLTGGGAQLKNIGQLCEYVTGMDTRIGYPNEHLSEKVPEEMALPMYSTGIGLVIKGLQFANKIKQKEKPITTHSQKVKGTFFDTIFKRSKSFFDDEGIN